The Polyangium aurulentum genomic interval AGACGATCCCGCCGCACTGGAAGGGCTGAGCCGGAAGGGCCCGCGCGGCACACGGGTTGCCGGGGAGCCGGCGAGCCGCGCGCCCGTGTGCGCGCGTGCGCCCCGGAGGTGCCCCGTGTCCCATCCTTTCTCGCGTCGAGGCCAGCAGAATCAGGAGCCCGTGGAGCAATGGCTCGCGCGCATCTTCGAGCGCGCGCTCCGCTGCTCGGTGCTGACCGGAATCCTCGCCCAGGGGTGCACGGTCGATCGCCCGCTCTCGCTCGCGGAGGAGACCGATCCAGACGCGGTGGACGAACGCGAGCCGACAGCCACGCCCGTGGCCGTCGATCCCGAGGCCCGCGGCGTGAGTTGCCCGGAAGGCTCGTATTACCCGGTCTCGGCGAGCGGCCTCAACCCCTCCAGGGACTTCGATTATATCGCCATTCGCCAGGTCTACGGCGATCCCTCCCCGGCAGCGCTGCCCGCCGAGCGCTGGACCCGGAGCGAGTTCACCGTGCTGAGCGAGACCGGCGTCGCCTGCGCCACGGCCACGGGCGCCGAGTGCAGGGAGAAGGTCGCGAATCATCCCGCGTCCATGCGATCGCCGAGCTGCCTCCAGATCTGCAGCGAGACGTCGGTCGTGACGACCTCGGGCGACAACGTTCGGCGCTGGGCGGGCCAGCAAGATCTGGCCAAGCTGCTCAGGCCGATCGATACGCCGGACGAGGCGATCTTGCTCGTCACCCAGAATTACGACGTCGCTTGCAATGATGCCGAGCGCGGCAGCGTGCAGGCGGTGGAGGACGGCTTTCTGGTGACGGGGACGAAGATGACGGCGATGTGCGCGCCCATCATCATCATGCGGTACACGCTGCACGTCTCGCGCAGCGGGCAGGTCCGCGAGATCGCGAGCGAGGAGCTGGAGCGCAACGAGAACATGTGCGTCGGCCGCATTCCCGAGGGGCTCGCGAGCAGGCCGCGCGATCGGGGCGCGTCAGGGCTCGGCGACTTCCTCGCGCGCTGCGCGCACCTCGAGGCGGCGAGCATCTCCGCATTCGAGCGGCTCGCGGCCGAGCTCGAGGCGCACGGGGCCCCGGCATCACTCTTGGCCGAGGCGCGGCGGGCAGCGGAGGACGAGATCCGGCACGCGGACACCGTCGGCTCGCTCGCGCGGGCGCGGGGCGGCGAGCCTGTCGAGGCGCGGGTTTGTCACGGTGATTTGCGCTCGCTCGATGCGGTGGCGCTCGAGAACGCGGTCGAGGGCTGCGTGCGCGAGACGTTCGGCGCGCTCCTCGGGGCATACCAGGCAGCGCACGCCGAGGATCCGGAGATCGGCGCCGCCATGCGACGCATCGCCGAGGACGAGGCCCGGCACGCGGCGCTGTCGTGGAAGGTTCACGCGTGGGCGATGGAGCGGCTCGGGCCGGAGGAGCGGGAGCGCATCCGCGGGGCGCAGGCGGACGCGCTCGCACAGCTCGGGGAGGGGCAGACGCGCCGTCAGGACCCCGAAATCGCGCGGGCGGCGGGCTTGCCGTCGCCGGAGCGGTCGGCGCGCCTCGTCGATGTGCTGCGGCAGGGATTGCAAGCGAGGGCGTGACGCCCGCCCGGTTCAGGCGCTGAGCTTCTCGCTCAGCTCCCACAGCCCCTTCGCGAGCGCGTCGTCCTTGGCGCGCTTCGAGGTGCGGGCGACCTTCATGTCGAAGAAATACTCCCCATTGAATTTCGCGGCCTCGGGGCTCGT includes:
- a CDS encoding ferritin-like domain-containing protein, whose translation is MSHPFSRRGQQNQEPVEQWLARIFERALRCSVLTGILAQGCTVDRPLSLAEETDPDAVDEREPTATPVAVDPEARGVSCPEGSYYPVSASGLNPSRDFDYIAIRQVYGDPSPAALPAERWTRSEFTVLSETGVACATATGAECREKVANHPASMRSPSCLQICSETSVVTTSGDNVRRWAGQQDLAKLLRPIDTPDEAILLVTQNYDVACNDAERGSVQAVEDGFLVTGTKMTAMCAPIIIMRYTLHVSRSGQVREIASEELERNENMCVGRIPEGLASRPRDRGASGLGDFLARCAHLEAASISAFERLAAELEAHGAPASLLAEARRAAEDEIRHADTVGSLARARGGEPVEARVCHGDLRSLDAVALENAVEGCVRETFGALLGAYQAAHAEDPEIGAAMRRIAEDEARHAALSWKVHAWAMERLGPEERERIRGAQADALAQLGEGQTRRQDPEIARAAGLPSPERSARLVDVLRQGLQARA